The Salvia miltiorrhiza cultivar Shanhuang (shh) chromosome 1, IMPLAD_Smil_shh, whole genome shotgun sequence genome has a window encoding:
- the LOC130992109 gene encoding transcriptional corepressor SEUSS-like isoform X2 produces MVPQGPPPPHGGAQPVPPSLLRSNSGLLGGQGGGMPSQNAFPSLVSPRNQFTNMNMLGNGPNVSSLLHQSFGNGGSSSGLSGPANPNSSGHGQGQQQFSNPSSNQMLSEQQQAQQLDPQSFQHNQQQLQQFSVPNSQQQQQQQQQQQQQQQHQHQHQQFQAMRAGLGGAGHVKLEPQTTNEQASQQLQALRTLSSVKMEPQQLQSMRSLGPVKLEPQQSDPSLFLHHQQQQQQQQQQLLLSRQSSQAAAAAQILHQQRLMQIQQQQQLLKAMPQQRSPLQQQFQPQNLPVRSPVKPVYEPGMCARRLTHYMYQQQHRPEDNNIEFWRKFVAEYFAPNAKKKWCVSMYGSGRQTTGVFPQDVWHCEICNRKPGRGFEATVEVLPRLFKIKYESGTIEELLYVDMPREYQNPAGQIVLDYAKAIQESVFEQLRVVRDGQLRIVFSPDLKICSWEFCARRHEELIPRRLLIPQVSQLGTAAQKYQAATQNASPSTSVSELQNNCNMFVASARQLAKALEVPLVNDLGYTKRYVRCLQISEVVNSMKDLIDYSRETGSGPMESLAKFPRRTNHSPAFQGQPPQPDSQLQQQQQPQQQTGQNSINDSSVAGAATQLASAAGTPSVNNPANSATTTASTSTIVGLLHQNSRNSRQQNPMSSINSPYGGNSVQMPSPGSSNTMPQSQPPPSPFRSSTPPSSNNQQLASHGPLSGGHVNSASSPNISMPQPTLSGDADANDSQSSVQKIIHDMMMSSQLPGGGMAGLGMMGGDVKHVNGMLSTSSNGSVSGGNILVGTGVANGNPGMGVSGFGSMGNGLGQSAMVNGIRAALANNSLSMNGRVAMAMAREQGMNSQQQDMSNQLLTGGLGAVNGFNNLQFDWKTSP; encoded by the exons ATGGTGCCGCAAGGGCCTCCCCCTCCGCATGGTGGAGCCCAGCCGGTTCCGCCTTCATTGTTAAGATCAAATTCCGGGTTGTTGGGTGGGCAAGGAGGTGGGATGCCCTCCCAGAATGCATTTCCTTCTTTAGTGTCGCCGCGCAATCAGTTCACAAACATGAATATGCTCGGAAATGGTCCCAACGTTTCGTCTCTGCTTCACCAGTCATTTGGAAATGGAGGCTCAAGTTCTGGTTTGTCTGGTCCAG CCAATCCAAACTCATCTGGTCACGGACAAGGACAGCAACAATTCTCAAACCCTTCCAGCAACCAGATGTTGTCTGAACAGCAACAAGCTCAACAGCTTGATCCACAAAGTTTTCAACATAATCAGCAGCAGTTACAACAGTTTTCTGTTCCCAATtcgcagcaacaacaacaacaacagcagcagcagcaacaacaacagcagcatcAGCATCAGCATCAACAATTTCAGGCAATGCGTGCAGGTTTAGGAGGTGCGGGACATGTTAAGCTAGAGCCACAAACCACCAATGAGCAAGCCTCACAGCAACTGCAAGCTTTGAGGACTTTGAGTTCGGTAAAGATGGAACCTCAACAACTCCAAAGTATGAGAAGCTTGGGCCCTGTCAAGCTGGAACCCCAGCAATCAGACCCTTCTTTATTTTTGCACCATcaacagcaacagcagcagcaacagcaacagCTCCTTCTGTCCCGGCAGTCCTCTCAGGCTGCTGCAGCCGCACAGATTTTGCATCAACAGAGGCTTATGCAAattcaacagcagcagcagctcttaAAAGCTATGCCTCAACAAAGATCGCCATTACAACAACAGTTCCAACCGCAGAATTTGCCTGTTAGGTCTCCCGTAAAACCTGTCTATGAGCCTGGAATGTGTGCTCGGAGGCTGACACATTACATGTATCAGCAACAACACAGACCTGAA GACAACAACATTGAGTTTTGGAGGAAATTTGTAGCTGAATATTTTGCACCCAATGCCAAGAAAAAGTGGTGTGTTTCGATGTATGGAAGCGGTCGCCAAACTACTGGAGTTTTCCCTCAG GATGTCTGGCACTGTGAGATTTGCAACCGCAAGCCTGGGCGTGGATTTG AGGCAACTGTCGAGGTTTTGCCCAgactatttaaaataaaatatgaaagtgGAACTATAGAAGAATTGCTCTATGTCGATATGCCCCGAGAGTATCAAAATCCTGCTGGGCAAATTGTTCTGGACTACGCTAAAGCTATACAAGAGAGTGTCTTTGAGCAACTTCGTGTTGTGCGTGATGGTCAGCTGCGAATTGTATTCTCTCCTGATCTCAAG ATATGCTCCTGGGAATTTTGTGCTCGGCGTCATGAAGAGCTTATCCCAAGAAGGTTGCTGATTCCTCAG GTTAGCCAGCTTGGCACTGCTGCCCAGAAGTACCAGGCTGCTACCCAAAATGCGTCTCCCAGTACCTCTGTTTCCGAGCTACAGAACAATTGCAACAT GTTTGTTGCGTCTGCACGTCAGCTGGCCAAAGCTCTGGAAGTTCCATTAGTAAATGATTTGGGATATACGAAGAGATATGTGCGATGCCTGCAG ATATCAGAAGTCGTCAATAGTATGAAGGATCTGATTGATTATAGCCGTGAAACTGGTTCAGGTCCTATGG AGAGTTTGGCGAAGTTTCCTCGGAGAACAAATCATTCACCTGCATTTCAAGGACAACCTCCACAACCTGACAGTCAGctacaacagcagcagcagcctcaaCAGCAAACAGGTCAAAACTCAATCAATGATAGTTCTGTTGCGGGTGCTGCTACACAACTTGCTTCTGCGGCTGGTACGCCTAGTGTTAATAATCCTGCGAACTCAGCTACTACTACTGCATCTACCAGTACAATTGTTGGGCTTCTTCATCAAAATTCGAGGAATTCTCGACAGCAAAATCCGATGTCCAGTATTAACAGCCCTTATGGTGGTAATAGCGTTCAAATGCCATCTCCAGGATCTTCGAACACCATGCCACAGTCTCAACCACCTCCGTCCCCTTTCCGTTCCTCGACACCCCCATCGTCTAACAATCAACAACTGGCTTCACATGGTCCATTATCAGGAGGTCATGTGAATTCTGCGAGTTCGCCAAATATTTCAATGCCACAACCTACTCTTTCTGGTGATGCAGATGCAAATGATTCACAGAGCTCTGTCCAAAAAATCATACACGACATGATGATGTCTTCTCAGCTTCCTGGGGGTGGTATGGCAGGCTTGGGGATGATGGGTGGTGATGTGAAACATGTTAACGGAATGTTGTCAACAAGCAGTAATGGCAGTGTTAGCGGGGGCAATATCCTCGTAGGAACTGGAGTAGCTAATGGCAACCCCGGTATGGGTGTTTCAGGGTTTGGGAGTATGGGCAACGGGCTTGGCCAATCTGCCATGGTAAATGGGATCCGAGCAGCGCTTGCTAATAACTCTCTTTCCATGAATGGGAGAGTAGCCATGGCAATGGCACGAGAACAGGGCATGAATTCACAACAGCAGGATATGAGCAACCAACTGCTCACCGGTGGTCTCGGTGCAGTTAATGGTTTCAATAACCTTCAATTTGATTGGAAAACATCTCCATGA
- the LOC130992109 gene encoding transcriptional corepressor SEUSS-like isoform X1, with the protein MVPQGPPPPHGGAQPVPPSLLRSNSGLLGGQGGGMPSQNAFPSLVSPRNQFTNMNMLGNGPNVSSLLHQSFGNGGSSSGLSGPGSFPRALVDGGPQSVPLSSNGNGMGFNTPSSYISTSIAANPNSSGHGQGQQQFSNPSSNQMLSEQQQAQQLDPQSFQHNQQQLQQFSVPNSQQQQQQQQQQQQQQQHQHQHQQFQAMRAGLGGAGHVKLEPQTTNEQASQQLQALRTLSSVKMEPQQLQSMRSLGPVKLEPQQSDPSLFLHHQQQQQQQQQQLLLSRQSSQAAAAAQILHQQRLMQIQQQQQLLKAMPQQRSPLQQQFQPQNLPVRSPVKPVYEPGMCARRLTHYMYQQQHRPEDNNIEFWRKFVAEYFAPNAKKKWCVSMYGSGRQTTGVFPQDVWHCEICNRKPGRGFEATVEVLPRLFKIKYESGTIEELLYVDMPREYQNPAGQIVLDYAKAIQESVFEQLRVVRDGQLRIVFSPDLKICSWEFCARRHEELIPRRLLIPQVSQLGTAAQKYQAATQNASPSTSVSELQNNCNMFVASARQLAKALEVPLVNDLGYTKRYVRCLQISEVVNSMKDLIDYSRETGSGPMESLAKFPRRTNHSPAFQGQPPQPDSQLQQQQQPQQQTGQNSINDSSVAGAATQLASAAGTPSVNNPANSATTTASTSTIVGLLHQNSRNSRQQNPMSSINSPYGGNSVQMPSPGSSNTMPQSQPPPSPFRSSTPPSSNNQQLASHGPLSGGHVNSASSPNISMPQPTLSGDADANDSQSSVQKIIHDMMMSSQLPGGGMAGLGMMGGDVKHVNGMLSTSSNGSVSGGNILVGTGVANGNPGMGVSGFGSMGNGLGQSAMVNGIRAALANNSLSMNGRVAMAMAREQGMNSQQQDMSNQLLTGGLGAVNGFNNLQFDWKTSP; encoded by the exons ATGGTGCCGCAAGGGCCTCCCCCTCCGCATGGTGGAGCCCAGCCGGTTCCGCCTTCATTGTTAAGATCAAATTCCGGGTTGTTGGGTGGGCAAGGAGGTGGGATGCCCTCCCAGAATGCATTTCCTTCTTTAGTGTCGCCGCGCAATCAGTTCACAAACATGAATATGCTCGGAAATGGTCCCAACGTTTCGTCTCTGCTTCACCAGTCATTTGGAAATGGAGGCTCAAGTTCTGGTTTGTCTGGTCCAGGTAGCTTTCCACGGGCACTTGTTGATGGTGGTCCCCAGTCTGTTCCACTTTCTAGTAATGGAAATGGGATGGGATTCAACACTCCTTCTTCTTATATATCTACTTCTATTGCAGCCAATCCAAACTCATCTGGTCACGGACAAGGACAGCAACAATTCTCAAACCCTTCCAGCAACCAGATGTTGTCTGAACAGCAACAAGCTCAACAGCTTGATCCACAAAGTTTTCAACATAATCAGCAGCAGTTACAACAGTTTTCTGTTCCCAATtcgcagcaacaacaacaacaacagcagcagcagcaacaacaacagcagcatcAGCATCAGCATCAACAATTTCAGGCAATGCGTGCAGGTTTAGGAGGTGCGGGACATGTTAAGCTAGAGCCACAAACCACCAATGAGCAAGCCTCACAGCAACTGCAAGCTTTGAGGACTTTGAGTTCGGTAAAGATGGAACCTCAACAACTCCAAAGTATGAGAAGCTTGGGCCCTGTCAAGCTGGAACCCCAGCAATCAGACCCTTCTTTATTTTTGCACCATcaacagcaacagcagcagcaacagcaacagCTCCTTCTGTCCCGGCAGTCCTCTCAGGCTGCTGCAGCCGCACAGATTTTGCATCAACAGAGGCTTATGCAAattcaacagcagcagcagctcttaAAAGCTATGCCTCAACAAAGATCGCCATTACAACAACAGTTCCAACCGCAGAATTTGCCTGTTAGGTCTCCCGTAAAACCTGTCTATGAGCCTGGAATGTGTGCTCGGAGGCTGACACATTACATGTATCAGCAACAACACAGACCTGAA GACAACAACATTGAGTTTTGGAGGAAATTTGTAGCTGAATATTTTGCACCCAATGCCAAGAAAAAGTGGTGTGTTTCGATGTATGGAAGCGGTCGCCAAACTACTGGAGTTTTCCCTCAG GATGTCTGGCACTGTGAGATTTGCAACCGCAAGCCTGGGCGTGGATTTG AGGCAACTGTCGAGGTTTTGCCCAgactatttaaaataaaatatgaaagtgGAACTATAGAAGAATTGCTCTATGTCGATATGCCCCGAGAGTATCAAAATCCTGCTGGGCAAATTGTTCTGGACTACGCTAAAGCTATACAAGAGAGTGTCTTTGAGCAACTTCGTGTTGTGCGTGATGGTCAGCTGCGAATTGTATTCTCTCCTGATCTCAAG ATATGCTCCTGGGAATTTTGTGCTCGGCGTCATGAAGAGCTTATCCCAAGAAGGTTGCTGATTCCTCAG GTTAGCCAGCTTGGCACTGCTGCCCAGAAGTACCAGGCTGCTACCCAAAATGCGTCTCCCAGTACCTCTGTTTCCGAGCTACAGAACAATTGCAACAT GTTTGTTGCGTCTGCACGTCAGCTGGCCAAAGCTCTGGAAGTTCCATTAGTAAATGATTTGGGATATACGAAGAGATATGTGCGATGCCTGCAG ATATCAGAAGTCGTCAATAGTATGAAGGATCTGATTGATTATAGCCGTGAAACTGGTTCAGGTCCTATGG AGAGTTTGGCGAAGTTTCCTCGGAGAACAAATCATTCACCTGCATTTCAAGGACAACCTCCACAACCTGACAGTCAGctacaacagcagcagcagcctcaaCAGCAAACAGGTCAAAACTCAATCAATGATAGTTCTGTTGCGGGTGCTGCTACACAACTTGCTTCTGCGGCTGGTACGCCTAGTGTTAATAATCCTGCGAACTCAGCTACTACTACTGCATCTACCAGTACAATTGTTGGGCTTCTTCATCAAAATTCGAGGAATTCTCGACAGCAAAATCCGATGTCCAGTATTAACAGCCCTTATGGTGGTAATAGCGTTCAAATGCCATCTCCAGGATCTTCGAACACCATGCCACAGTCTCAACCACCTCCGTCCCCTTTCCGTTCCTCGACACCCCCATCGTCTAACAATCAACAACTGGCTTCACATGGTCCATTATCAGGAGGTCATGTGAATTCTGCGAGTTCGCCAAATATTTCAATGCCACAACCTACTCTTTCTGGTGATGCAGATGCAAATGATTCACAGAGCTCTGTCCAAAAAATCATACACGACATGATGATGTCTTCTCAGCTTCCTGGGGGTGGTATGGCAGGCTTGGGGATGATGGGTGGTGATGTGAAACATGTTAACGGAATGTTGTCAACAAGCAGTAATGGCAGTGTTAGCGGGGGCAATATCCTCGTAGGAACTGGAGTAGCTAATGGCAACCCCGGTATGGGTGTTTCAGGGTTTGGGAGTATGGGCAACGGGCTTGGCCAATCTGCCATGGTAAATGGGATCCGAGCAGCGCTTGCTAATAACTCTCTTTCCATGAATGGGAGAGTAGCCATGGCAATGGCACGAGAACAGGGCATGAATTCACAACAGCAGGATATGAGCAACCAACTGCTCACCGGTGGTCTCGGTGCAGTTAATGGTTTCAATAACCTTCAATTTGATTGGAAAACATCTCCATGA